In one Arachis duranensis cultivar V14167 chromosome 9, aradu.V14167.gnm2.J7QH, whole genome shotgun sequence genomic region, the following are encoded:
- the LOC127741584 gene encoding E3 ubiquitin protein ligase DRIP1 translates to MANHTIILKKTTILPFLTCKICDELLEDATAIVECLHLFCKKCIHHKIIEEELEHCPVCDLDLGPKPLKKLRHDESMQSIRNTIFPPRKRNIVNKVDDDVANAEKNELLGDLGRILFEDPENEKDMALKDLPYTSKEHVENIKEGLLPSEKSHCMQNENVKGKSICPDNVEG, encoded by the exons ATGGCAAACCACACTATTATATTGAAAAAGACTACAATTCTACCATTTTTAACTTGCAAGATTTGTGATGAATTGCTGGAGGATGCTACTGCTATTGTTGAATGTCTTCATTTAT TTTGCAAGAAGTGCATCCATCACAAAATTATTGAAGAGGAATTAGAACATTGTCCAGTGTGCGATCTAGATTTGGGACCTAAACCTCTCAAGAAATTGAG GCATGACGAAAGTATGCAATCAATAAGGAACACAATATTTCCtccaagaaaaagaaatattgtTAATAAAGTAGATGATGATGTTGCCAATGCTGAGAAGAATGAGTTATTAGGTGACCTTGGCAGAATTTTGTTTGAAGATCCTgagaatgaaaaagatatggcgTTAAAAGATTTACCATATACTTCAAAAGAACATGTAGAGAATATCAAAGAG GGTTTGCTACCTTCTGAAAAGAGTCATTGCATGCAAAACGAAAATGTTAAGGGTAAAAGTATTTGTCCTGATAATGTGGAAGGATAA
- the LOC127741412 gene encoding E3 ubiquitin protein ligase DRIP2-like yields MEDNNNGSQVEKSIQKKKKHKKKTKNIAEIYQKHETIIISRESTEYLPLALEDFDQVNILRDNSSFWICLEALEKQKGDMPPLPQISEKYIRIEDGSLPVSYMQNYITKKLNLKNDDEVEITCLGHQISTKMELKKLAKLWFNMSFKGKSKTKPSPNDYITIIGYGRGVSQS; encoded by the exons ATGGAAGATAATAACAATGGCTCTCAAGTGGAAAAATctatacaaaagaaaaagaagcacaagaaaaaaacaaaaaacatcgCTGAAATTTACCAAAAACATGAAACAATTATTATTTCTAGAGAATCAACTGAATATTTACCTTTAGCTTTGGAAGATTTTGATCAAGTTAACATTTTAAGGGataattcttcattttggaTCTGCTTAGAAGCTTTAGAAAAACA GAAAGGAGATATGCCACCTTTGCCTCAAATCAgtgaaaaatatataagaatagA GGATGGAAGCTTACCTGTTTCGTATATGCAAAACTATATAACCAAGAAACTAAACCTAAAAAATGATGATGAG GTTGAGATCACATGTTTGGGACACCAAATATCCACTAAAATGGAGTTGAAAAAGTTGGCTAAGTTGTGGTTTAACATGTCATTCAAAGGAAAGTCAAAGACAAAGCCATCACCAAATgattatattacaattatagGCTATGGTCGTGGTGTCTCACAATCATGA